Proteins from one Ranitomeya variabilis isolate aRanVar5 chromosome 1, aRanVar5.hap1, whole genome shotgun sequence genomic window:
- the LOC143807269 gene encoding fibrinogen-like protein 1: MEAIKLFMSLLFVNLYCHQSASQTQSKVVQGYDCSHIWERNNFATSGIYMIKPRNAQCSFQVYCEMSGNGGWTLIQKHNGEDDLDFFATWTEYQNGFGSLQGEHWLGLEHIYTLTHQTQRPSKLLISLGDFDGNEAYAEYRSFSIGKSNKFYKLSAANYSGTAGDGFLGSPNIAGSNQHGSYFSTWDNYHDKCHPVCGASDVKYKSCSDQYEAGWWFNACGSANLNGVWHAAPRHRYRSTSVSWPSWKFAESLKTSKMFLIHN, from the exons ATGGAAGCCATTAAACTATTCATGAGTCTCTTATTCGTAAACCTTTATTGTCACCAAAGTGCATCACAG ACTCAATCCAAGGTTGTACAAG GATATGACTGCTCACATATATGGGAAAGAAATAATTTTGCTACTAGTGGAATATACATGATAAAACCGAGAAACGCTCAATGTTCCTTTCAG GTATATTGCGAAATGTCTGGAAATGGCGGCTGGACTCTTATACAAAAGCACAATGGAGAAGATGATTTAGACTTTTTTGCAACATGGACAGAATATCAAAATGGATTTGGAAGTCTTCAAG gTGAGCATTGGCTTGGACTCGAGCACATTTATACCCTGACCCACCAGACACAAAGACCCTCCAAACTGCTCATCAGCCTGGGGGATTTTGATGGGAATGAAGCCTATGCAGAATACAGATCCTTTAGTATTGGAAAGTCTAACAAATTCTATAAATTGTCTGCAGCAAATTATTCGGGTACAGCTG GAGATGGTTTTCTTGGATCTCCAAACATTGCCGGAAGCAACCAGCATGGTAGCTATTTCAGTACTTGGGATAATTACCACGACAAGTGTCACCCAGTATGTGGTGCTAGTGATGTCAAGTATAAgagctgcagtgaccagtacgaaGCAGGCTGGTGGTTTAACGCCTGTGGATCGGCAAATCTGAATGGCGTTTGGCACGCGGCACCAAGACATCGATACCGGAGCACTTCTGTGTCGTGGCCATCATGGAAGTTTGCAGAGTCCTTGAAAACTAGTAAAATGTTTCTGATTCACAATTAG